The following are encoded together in the Flavihumibacter fluvii genome:
- the mraY gene encoding phospho-N-acetylmuramoyl-pentapeptide-transferase produces MLYHLIDWLKQMGIKFPGSALFQFITSRVLLAVILSLIITTVFGKRLINYLLRRQVGESVRDLGLQGEQQKKGTPTMGGLIIILAIILPTLLLADLTKAYIRLMLFSTVWLGTIGFIDDYLKLRAKKIAQQQGVAYKKGDKDGLAGWFKILGQVGLGLVIGLTLLFNDNTKVWREYIGKPGANETVKDLKYQGNSRYFVEANEPITTIPFVKSHEFNYSKLLPGALRGFTSVLYVMIVIFIVTAVSNGANITDGLDGLATGVSAVIAICLGVFAYASGNLLLADYLNIMYIPNLGELSIFIGAMCGACVGFLWYNAYPAQVFMGDTGSLMLGGIIAALAIIVRKELLIPIFCGVFLVENLSVMLQVSYFKYTRKKYGEGRRIFLMSPLHHHYQKLGYHESKIVTRFWIVTIFCVIFSIVTLKIR; encoded by the coding sequence ATGCTGTACCACTTAATTGATTGGTTAAAACAAATGGGGATCAAGTTCCCGGGAAGTGCACTGTTTCAGTTCATCACTTCCCGGGTGCTACTGGCTGTGATTTTGTCCCTCATCATTACGACTGTTTTTGGCAAACGGCTGATAAATTATTTATTGCGCAGGCAGGTTGGAGAAAGTGTTCGTGACCTTGGTTTACAAGGGGAACAGCAAAAAAAGGGCACACCTACAATGGGTGGGTTGATCATTATCCTGGCTATAATACTGCCGACGCTGTTGTTGGCCGACCTGACCAAAGCTTACATACGACTAATGTTATTTAGTACGGTTTGGTTAGGGACCATCGGATTTATTGATGATTACCTGAAATTGCGTGCAAAGAAAATTGCACAACAACAAGGAGTCGCGTATAAAAAGGGTGATAAAGATGGTTTGGCCGGATGGTTCAAGATATTGGGCCAGGTTGGACTGGGACTTGTGATTGGTCTTACCTTATTGTTTAATGATAATACCAAGGTATGGCGTGAATACATTGGAAAGCCAGGCGCTAATGAAACAGTGAAGGATCTAAAGTACCAGGGTAATTCCAGATACTTCGTTGAGGCAAATGAGCCGATCACCACGATTCCTTTTGTTAAAAGCCACGAGTTTAATTACTCTAAATTATTGCCGGGTGCATTGCGGGGATTTACTTCGGTTTTGTATGTGATGATTGTAATTTTTATTGTTACAGCTGTTTCAAATGGTGCAAATATTACGGATGGATTGGATGGATTGGCTACCGGGGTCAGTGCGGTGATTGCCATTTGCTTGGGTGTTTTTGCTTATGCCAGTGGAAACCTTTTACTGGCAGACTACCTTAATATTATGTATATCCCAAATTTAGGGGAGTTGTCCATATTCATTGGTGCTATGTGTGGGGCTTGTGTTGGTTTTTTGTGGTATAACGCTTATCCGGCACAGGTTTTTATGGGTGATACGGGGAGTTTGATGTTAGGTGGTATAATTGCTGCATTGGCCATCATAGTAAGGAAAGAACTATTGATTCCGATTTTTTGTGGTGTTTTCCTGGTAGAAAATCTGAGTGTGATGTTGCAGGTGAGTTATTTTAAATATACCCGGAAGAAGTATGGCGAAGGAAGGCGGATATTCCTGATGAGTCCCCTGCATCATCATTATCAGAAATTGGGCTACCATGAAAGTAAGATTGTTACAAGGTTTTGGATCGTTACAATATTTTGCGTGATTTTTTCCATTGTTACCTTAAAGATCCGCTAG
- a CDS encoding penicillin-binding protein has translation MEVKRDILWRVYLCFIGIVVLSLVVLGRALYIQNAEGNYWRSKSDSLHTRIVNLDADRGTIYSEDGSMLSTSIPFFNVYIDFGAEGLREKNGKRFRENLDSLSFSLAGLFMDQSAQVYKKLLQEGFRKKDRYFLLKKEISFQEYKQLRDFPLVRQGRNKSGFIAEVKNKRLNPFGLLANRTIGLARENAQNVGLERTYDSLLRGETGKRLVRFISGGVAVPVEGYEVEPENGKDLITTIDVNVQDIAENALLKGLIENEAEYGTCLVMEVATGKIKAIANLGKRSDGEYWEDLNYAIRASEPGSTFKLATLLSVLEDNKAHIGTHVNLENGVWKVNGRTVFDSEKHNHTDVTIQQAFELSSNVGMAKLAMNYYAKNPMQYIDHLKRLRLNEFSGIDLIGENHPVIKTPKSRTWSATSLPWMSFGYEVLVSPLQTLMLYNAVANDGKMMRPYLVEEVRKGGLTLTIHQPEVMVERICSESTLKQLRTCLEGVMVNGTGKALRSPYYRIAAKTGTALMANGNRGYGDHIYQASFAGYFPADKPVYSCIVVIRNRPHALKYYGGAVAGPVFREISDKLFALKAQEVPAGTVSVPKKDSVAFFYTGSSRDVKTIYNQLRVPFTDSVAGHRWTSVEAAADFGPVLQQKEMSTGMMPDLKGMGLKDALFILEEMDVKVLVKGTGKVKEQSILAGRPIEKNQSVLLSLN, from the coding sequence TTGGAAGTTAAACGCGACATACTGTGGAGAGTTTATCTCTGTTTTATAGGCATCGTTGTATTGTCGTTGGTTGTATTAGGACGAGCTCTTTACATACAGAACGCTGAAGGCAATTACTGGAGAAGCAAGAGTGATAGTTTGCATACAAGAATTGTTAACCTGGATGCTGATCGTGGCACCATTTACAGTGAAGATGGAAGTATGCTAAGTACTTCGATCCCATTTTTTAATGTGTATATCGATTTTGGTGCTGAAGGCTTACGGGAAAAGAACGGCAAACGTTTCCGCGAAAATCTTGATTCATTAAGCTTTTCATTAGCTGGATTATTCATGGACCAGTCGGCGCAGGTATATAAAAAATTGTTACAGGAGGGATTCCGGAAAAAGGATCGCTACTTCCTGTTAAAAAAAGAAATCAGTTTCCAGGAGTATAAACAGCTTAGGGATTTTCCTTTGGTTCGCCAGGGCAGGAATAAGAGTGGGTTTATTGCTGAAGTTAAAAACAAGCGACTGAATCCATTTGGATTGCTGGCGAACAGGACTATCGGGTTAGCCCGTGAAAATGCCCAGAACGTTGGTTTGGAAAGGACATATGATAGCCTGCTTCGTGGCGAAACTGGCAAGCGGTTGGTTCGGTTTATTTCCGGTGGCGTTGCAGTTCCTGTGGAAGGTTATGAAGTGGAGCCGGAAAATGGGAAAGACCTCATCACCACAATTGATGTGAATGTGCAGGATATCGCAGAGAATGCTTTGCTTAAAGGGCTGATCGAAAATGAAGCGGAATATGGTACCTGCCTGGTGATGGAGGTGGCTACAGGAAAAATTAAGGCTATTGCTAACCTCGGAAAAAGAAGCGATGGAGAGTATTGGGAAGACCTTAATTATGCTATACGTGCATCAGAACCAGGTTCGACATTTAAGTTGGCAACGCTGCTTTCAGTACTCGAGGATAATAAGGCGCACATCGGTACTCACGTTAACCTTGAGAATGGAGTTTGGAAAGTTAATGGACGTACCGTATTTGATAGTGAAAAACACAATCATACTGATGTTACCATCCAGCAGGCATTTGAATTGAGCAGTAATGTGGGCATGGCAAAACTGGCGATGAATTATTACGCAAAGAACCCGATGCAATATATTGATCACTTAAAACGGTTACGCTTGAATGAATTTTCGGGTATTGACCTGATTGGCGAAAATCACCCGGTGATCAAGACGCCCAAATCAAGAACATGGAGTGCGACTTCTTTGCCCTGGATGTCATTTGGATATGAAGTGCTGGTGAGTCCGCTGCAAACACTGATGTTATACAATGCAGTAGCGAACGATGGCAAAATGATGCGGCCATACCTGGTAGAAGAAGTACGGAAAGGCGGATTGACATTAACTATACATCAGCCGGAAGTTATGGTTGAAAGGATTTGCAGTGAATCGACCTTGAAGCAATTGAGGACTTGCCTTGAAGGTGTAATGGTGAATGGTACGGGAAAGGCTCTTCGTTCGCCGTATTACAGGATAGCTGCGAAAACCGGAACAGCACTGATGGCAAACGGAAACAGGGGATATGGCGATCATATATATCAAGCTTCTTTTGCGGGGTATTTCCCGGCAGACAAACCAGTGTATAGTTGCATCGTAGTGATCAGGAATAGGCCTCATGCTTTGAAATATTATGGAGGTGCAGTGGCTGGTCCGGTGTTCAGGGAAATTTCCGATAAGCTCTTTGCATTAAAAGCACAGGAGGTTCCTGCTGGAACCGTATCTGTACCGAAAAAAGACAGCGTAGCTTTTTTTTATACCGGAAGTTCAAGGGATGTGAAAACGATATATAACCAATTAAGAGTTCCTTTTACGGATAGTGTGGCAGGGCATCGGTGGACTAGTGTTGAGGCTGCGGCCGATTTTGGTCCGGTATTACAGCAAAAGGAGATGAGTACCGGAATGATGCCTGATTTGAAAGGAATGGGTTTGAAGGATGCGTTATTCATACTGGAAGAAATGGATGTAAAAGTTTTAGTCAAAGGAACAGGCAAAGTAAAAGAACAATCCATTCTCGCAGGGAGGCCAATTGAAAAGAACCAATCTGTTTTGTTATCGTTGAATTGA
- a CDS encoding UDP-N-acetylmuramoyl-L-alanyl-D-glutamate--2,6-diaminopimelate ligase has translation MVILQDILYQVKIRSVNGNLQAVVKDLQIDSRKVSEGSCFIAIKGLQANGHAFIEKAVSLGASVVICEEIPAHLSETVTYIVVENSSEAAGWMANHFYGQPSRQLRLVGVTGTNGKTTVATLLYKLFTMLGYDCGLLSTVQNKIGARIIEATHTTPDAVSINGLLKQMVDAGCRFAFMEVSSHAIHQHRIAGLEFAGGIFTNITHDHLDYHKTFDEYIRVKKLFFDELPASAFAISNMDDKRGAVMLQNTEALKYFYSLRSVAAIKGKILENGLTGLVMTVNDKEVHFRMIGEFNAYNLLAVYGAAISLGEESGEVLRCLSILNGAEGRFEYIVSPKEKIIGIVDYAHTPDALVNVLKTIQQLRKADERVFTVVGCGGDRDKTKRPVMAQVACDFSDKAIFTSDNPRSEEPDQILKDMESGLNSAAKRKYLAIADRREAIKTAYSLAAPGDIILIAGKGHEKYQEIKGVKHHFDDKEEITNVITLLDK, from the coding sequence ATGGTCATATTACAAGACATATTGTACCAGGTGAAGATCCGTTCAGTGAATGGAAACCTTCAGGCGGTCGTGAAGGATTTGCAGATTGATTCAAGGAAGGTGTCAGAAGGTTCCTGCTTTATTGCGATAAAAGGACTGCAGGCAAATGGACATGCTTTTATTGAAAAGGCAGTGTCACTAGGTGCCAGCGTGGTTATTTGTGAAGAAATTCCCGCGCATTTATCTGAAACGGTTACATATATCGTGGTTGAAAATAGTAGTGAGGCTGCAGGTTGGATGGCCAATCATTTTTACGGTCAACCGTCAAGGCAATTAAGATTAGTTGGGGTTACCGGGACCAATGGAAAAACTACGGTAGCTACCTTATTATATAAGCTCTTTACAATGTTGGGTTATGATTGCGGATTGTTAAGTACCGTACAGAATAAAATTGGTGCCCGAATAATTGAAGCAACACATACCACACCGGATGCGGTCAGCATTAATGGCCTATTGAAACAAATGGTTGATGCAGGATGTCGGTTTGCTTTCATGGAAGTGAGTTCCCATGCAATTCACCAGCATCGGATAGCCGGACTGGAATTCGCAGGTGGCATATTTACGAATATCACTCATGATCACCTCGATTACCACAAGACCTTTGATGAATATATAAGGGTGAAGAAACTTTTTTTTGATGAGTTACCAGCCAGTGCTTTTGCGATCAGCAACATGGATGATAAAAGAGGTGCAGTAATGCTGCAGAATACTGAGGCTTTAAAATATTTCTATAGTCTTCGTTCAGTAGCGGCCATCAAAGGAAAGATTTTGGAAAATGGATTGACAGGTCTTGTGATGACAGTAAATGATAAGGAGGTGCATTTCAGGATGATCGGTGAATTCAATGCCTATAATCTTCTGGCAGTGTATGGTGCTGCGATCAGCCTTGGTGAGGAAAGTGGTGAAGTGCTTAGGTGCCTTAGTATATTGAATGGTGCAGAAGGAAGATTTGAATATATCGTGTCTCCGAAAGAAAAGATCATTGGCATAGTGGATTATGCGCATACACCTGATGCTTTGGTGAATGTGCTGAAAACGATTCAGCAATTGAGAAAGGCAGATGAAAGGGTCTTTACTGTTGTGGGTTGTGGTGGAGATCGGGATAAAACAAAACGCCCGGTTATGGCACAGGTTGCATGCGATTTTAGCGACAAGGCCATTTTTACCTCCGACAATCCGCGGAGTGAGGAGCCTGACCAGATTCTGAAGGATATGGAATCCGGATTGAATTCCGCTGCGAAAAGAAAATATTTAGCAATAGCAGACAGGCGGGAGGCGATTAAAACAGCCTACAGCCTGGCCGCTCCGGGTGACATCATTCTTATTGCAGGAAAGGGACACGAAAAGTACCAGGAAATAAAGGGTGTAAAACACCATTTTGATGATAAAGAGGAGATCACCAATGTGATCACATTGTTAGACAAGTGA
- the murD gene encoding UDP-N-acetylmuramoyl-L-alanine--D-glutamate ligase, with protein sequence MNGPVIILGAGESGVGAALLAKEKGYACFVTDGGKLKKEHVAELNAAGIEWEEGQHSETRILAGGLVIKSPGIPEKNDLIKKIRQKGIPVISEIEWAYRFIGDSKVIAITGSNGKTTTTALTYHICKHAGLNCALVGNIGYSFARQVAVDPKPWYIAEISSFQLDDIVGFRPYVAILTNITEDHLDRYEYQFRNYINSKFRIIMNQQSTDYFIYCEDDEVTVQHIRNFSILSNLLPFSMRKELQPGAFIKDKEMTVATNDEKLQMSIYDFALKGKHNQYNTMAAGLAASVIGLRKDKIREAIQSFEALEHRMEHVATIRGVEFINDSKATNVNSTWYALESLTKPTILILGGVDKGNDYSLIIELVKEKVKAIVCMGTDNRKIHEAFQHDVPVIVNTTSAPEAVHSAFQLADKGDVVLLSPACASFDLFKNYEDRGKQFKDAVRNL encoded by the coding sequence ATGAATGGACCAGTAATCATATTAGGCGCTGGCGAAAGCGGGGTTGGAGCAGCATTGCTGGCCAAGGAAAAAGGGTATGCATGTTTTGTGACTGATGGCGGAAAGTTGAAAAAAGAACATGTTGCAGAATTGAATGCTGCAGGAATTGAATGGGAAGAAGGCCAGCACAGTGAAACAAGAATATTAGCTGGTGGCCTGGTGATTAAAAGTCCGGGTATTCCTGAAAAGAATGACCTGATCAAAAAGATCCGCCAGAAGGGTATTCCGGTGATTAGTGAAATTGAATGGGCGTATCGATTTATAGGAGATAGTAAAGTAATCGCGATAACGGGGAGTAATGGAAAGACAACTACAACTGCGCTGACCTATCACATCTGTAAGCATGCAGGTTTGAATTGCGCTTTGGTGGGAAATATAGGATACAGTTTTGCCAGGCAGGTCGCAGTTGATCCGAAGCCATGGTATATCGCTGAAATAAGCAGTTTCCAACTGGATGACATAGTTGGTTTTCGGCCGTATGTAGCCATTTTAACCAATATAACAGAAGATCACCTCGACCGATACGAATACCAGTTCAGGAATTATATCAACAGCAAGTTCCGGATAATTATGAACCAGCAATCTACCGATTATTTCATCTACTGTGAGGATGATGAGGTGACCGTTCAGCATATCAGAAATTTTTCGATCCTTTCTAACCTATTACCATTCAGTATGAGAAAAGAACTACAACCAGGCGCATTTATCAAAGACAAGGAGATGACGGTAGCTACCAATGACGAAAAATTGCAGATGAGTATTTATGATTTTGCATTGAAGGGGAAACATAATCAATATAACACCATGGCAGCAGGGTTAGCCGCGTCCGTAATCGGATTGCGAAAAGATAAGATCAGGGAAGCCATTCAATCATTCGAAGCACTTGAGCACCGGATGGAACATGTGGCAACTATCCGTGGTGTTGAATTTATCAATGATAGCAAAGCTACCAATGTTAACAGTACATGGTATGCTTTGGAAAGCCTTACTAAACCAACTATACTTATCCTGGGTGGGGTTGATAAAGGAAATGATTATTCTCTTATTATTGAATTGGTTAAAGAGAAGGTTAAGGCGATCGTTTGCATGGGAACTGATAACCGGAAAATTCACGAGGCTTTCCAGCATGATGTTCCTGTCATTGTCAATACCACAAGTGCCCCTGAGGCGGTGCATTCAGCTTTCCAGCTGGCCGATAAGGGTGACGTTGTGTTGCTTAGCCCGGCTTGTGCAAGTTTTGATCTGTTTAAAAATTATGAGGATCGTGGGAAGCAGTTTAAGGATGCGGTAAGGAATTTGTAG